In Nocardioides dokdonensis FR1436, the following are encoded in one genomic region:
- a CDS encoding NAD(P)H-dependent glycerol-3-phosphate dehydrogenase, translated as MTSAPHGKVAVFSAGSWGTAFSIVLADAGNDVTLWARRPEVADAINARHENVDYLPGIELPPNVDATTDAEKALHGADVVVLATPSQTLRENLTEWAPHIEDDAVIVSLMKGVELGSLNRMSEVIHQVTGAGPERIAVISGPNLAKEIARREPAASVVACADEEVAKRLQQRCHSPAFRPYTSVDVLGCELGGAYKNVVGLAVGMAVGLGFGDNTTASIITRGLAETARLAMKLGANPLTLMGLAGLGDLVATCSSPLSRNRSFGEKLGQGMTTEEIYASTRQVAEGAKSCSSLRALAEQYGCDAPVARYVDEVVAGTMTAQDMMDAVLARDTKAETD; from the coding sequence ATGACCTCCGCACCGCACGGCAAGGTGGCCGTCTTCAGTGCAGGTTCCTGGGGGACCGCCTTCTCGATCGTGCTGGCCGACGCCGGCAACGACGTCACCCTGTGGGCGCGGCGTCCCGAGGTCGCCGACGCCATCAACGCCCGGCACGAGAACGTCGACTACCTGCCCGGCATCGAGCTGCCGCCGAACGTCGACGCGACCACCGACGCCGAGAAGGCGCTGCACGGCGCCGACGTGGTCGTGCTGGCCACGCCGTCGCAGACGCTGCGCGAGAACCTCACCGAGTGGGCGCCCCACATCGAGGACGACGCGGTCATCGTCTCGCTGATGAAGGGCGTCGAGCTCGGCAGCCTGAACCGGATGAGCGAGGTGATCCACCAGGTCACCGGCGCCGGTCCGGAGCGCATCGCCGTCATCAGTGGACCCAACCTCGCCAAGGAGATCGCGCGCCGCGAGCCTGCGGCCTCCGTGGTGGCCTGCGCCGACGAGGAGGTCGCCAAGCGCCTCCAGCAGCGCTGCCACTCGCCGGCGTTCCGGCCCTACACCTCGGTCGACGTGCTGGGCTGCGAGCTCGGTGGCGCCTACAAGAACGTCGTCGGCCTCGCGGTCGGCATGGCGGTCGGCCTGGGCTTCGGTGACAACACCACCGCCTCGATCATCACCCGCGGCCTCGCCGAGACCGCCCGGCTCGCGATGAAGCTGGGCGCCAACCCGCTGACCCTGATGGGCCTGGCCGGCCTCGGCGACCTCGTGGCCACCTGCTCCTCGCCGCTCTCGCGCAACCGCTCGTTCGGCGAGAAGCTGGGTCAGGGCATGACCACCGAGGAGATCTACGCCAGCACCCGCCAGGTCGCGGAGGGTGCGAAGTCGTGCTCGTCGCTGCGGGCGCTCGCCGAGCAGTACGGCTGCGACGCCCCGGTCGCGCGGTACGTCGACGAGGTCGTCGCCGGCACCATGACCGCCCAGGACATGATGGACGCCGTCCTGGCGCGGGACACGAAGGCTGAGACTGACTGA
- a CDS encoding lysophospholipid acyltransferase family protein has product MSVREVQEPRGWAWRIAVAIVKPPLLATTRPDWRGGEHIPASGGFVLVLNHISHVDPFTAAHLVHGHGRLPRYLAKADLFKHPLLRRFLHALGQIPVHRASSTAAGAYAAAVAAVRRGECVVVYPEGTITRDPGLWPMRGKSGAARIALATGCPVVPVGQWGAQHLLAPYAKRPHLLPPRKRISMLVGEPVDLSDLVTDPGAPTSPAAVSAATDRIMARITGLVEQIRGEQAPAERFDMRRMHDHDRKDSA; this is encoded by the coding sequence GTGAGCGTTCGCGAGGTGCAGGAACCCCGCGGTTGGGCGTGGCGGATCGCGGTGGCGATCGTGAAACCGCCGCTGCTGGCCACGACCCGTCCGGACTGGCGCGGCGGCGAGCACATCCCCGCCTCAGGCGGCTTCGTGCTCGTGCTCAACCACATCTCGCACGTCGACCCCTTCACGGCGGCTCACCTGGTCCACGGCCACGGGCGGCTCCCGCGCTACCTCGCCAAGGCGGACCTCTTCAAGCACCCGCTGCTGCGCCGCTTCCTCCACGCGCTCGGTCAGATCCCGGTGCACCGCGCGAGCAGCACGGCCGCCGGGGCGTACGCCGCCGCGGTCGCGGCCGTGCGCCGCGGCGAGTGCGTCGTGGTCTACCCCGAGGGCACCATCACCCGCGACCCCGGGCTGTGGCCGATGCGCGGCAAGTCCGGCGCGGCCCGGATCGCGCTCGCGACCGGTTGCCCGGTGGTCCCGGTCGGCCAGTGGGGCGCCCAGCACCTGCTGGCGCCGTACGCCAAGCGGCCGCACCTCCTGCCCCCGCGCAAGCGGATCTCGATGCTGGTCGGCGAGCCGGTCGACCTGTCGGACCTCGTCACCGACCCGGGGGCGCCGACGTCCCCCGCGGCCGTCTCGGCGGCGACGGACCGGATCATGGCCCGGATCACCGGGCTCGTCGAGCAGATCCGCGGCGAGCAGGCTCCCGCTGAACGCTTCGACATGCGCCGCATGCACGACCACGACCGGAAGGACTCCGCATGA